One part of the Humulus lupulus chromosome 9, drHumLupu1.1, whole genome shotgun sequence genome encodes these proteins:
- the LOC133801160 gene encoding uncharacterized protein LOC133801160, translated as MSTENDDSIDKAVSDRRERLRALKAAQELLNTPEDDNETNKETNLNMKFRNYVPHDKKLQEAKVAPPVLPKFEDPVAAEPPPSEKKEDPFVNIAPKKPNWDLRRDVQKKLDKLEKRTQKAIYTLMEEQVKQKELAEDGAKEVV; from the exons ATGAGTACTGAAAATGATGATTCCATCGACAAAGCTGTCTCAGACCGTCGAGAGAGGCTGAGAGCGCTCAAAGCTGCACAAGAACTCCTAAATACCCCAGAAGATGACAATGAAACCAATAAAGAAAC GAATCTTAATATGAAATTTCGAAATTATGTTCCTCATGATAAGAAGCTCCAAGAGGCCAAGGTTGCCCCTCCAGTCCTTCCAAAATTTGAAGACCCTGTTGCAGCAGAGCCTCCACCATCTGAGAAGAAAGAG GACCCATTTGTCAATATAGCTCCTAAGAAACCAAATTGGGACCTCCGAAGGGATGTGCAGAAAAAGCTCGATAAGCTTGAAAAACGAACCCAGAAGGCAATTTATACTCTAATGG AGGAACAAGTAAAGCAAAAAGAATTGGCTGAAGATGGCGCAAAGGAAGTGGTTTAA